One Erpetoichthys calabaricus chromosome 9, fErpCal1.3, whole genome shotgun sequence genomic region harbors:
- the thap11 gene encoding THAP domain-containing protein 11 encodes MPGFTCCVPGCYNNSHRDRELRFYTFPKDPVQREIWLKNISRAGVSGCFSTFQPTTGHRVCSIHFAGGRKTYSIRVPTLFPLRGVNERRGRRGRNRKLSAVLPPAALTLGATVDAIETGEGDGIVVSQPRQGGPEDVKPIDLTVQHPDGSLLPIAASTSVPTCESGASFALVAQSLPLGISRGEMALVETLDHSYSLSSGTTSAELLKKLNEQRDIIALMEVKMKEMKSTIRHLKVSESKLREEVRDRDRLLSKAVIRKKHGM; translated from the coding sequence ATGCCCGGCTTCACCTGCTGCGTCCCCGGCTGCTACAACAACTCGCACCGGGATCGGGAACTGCGCTTCTACACCTTCCCAAAGGACCCGGTACAGCGGGAGATCTGGCTGAAGAACATCTCCCGTGCAGGAGTTAGCGGCTGCTTCAGCACCTTCCAGCCGACCACTGGCCACCGTGTCTGCAGCATCCACTTTGCCGGCGGCAGAAAGACCTACAGCATTAGGGTGCCTACCCTTTTCCCACTGCGGGGGGTGAACGAGAGACGAGGCCGGAGAGGGAGGAACAGAAAGTTATCCGCTGTGCTGCCTCCTGCTGCCCTGACACTTGGTGCCACCGTTGATGCCATCGAGACAGGCGAAGGAGACGGGATCGTTGTGTCACAGCCCCGCCAGGGCGGTCCCGAAGACGTGAAGCCCATCGATCTGACCGTGCAACACCCTGACGGTTCGCTGCTGCCCATTGCCGCCTCCACGTCTGTCCCTACGTGCGAGAGCGGCGCGTCGTTCGCTCTGGTGGCCCAATCGTTGCCACTAGGGATAAGTAGGGGGGAGATGGCGTTAGTTGAGACATTGGACCACTCGTACTCGCTGTCCTCTGGTACCACCTCAGCAGAGTTGCTAAAAAAACTTAACGAACAACGGGACATCATTGCCTTGATGGAGGTTAAGATGAAAGAGATGAAATCCACAATCCGTCATCTAAAAGTGTCCGAATCTAAACTGCGGGAAGAAgtaagagacagagacagactgctttcaaaggcggtgatcagGAAGAAACACGGCATGTAA